One Faecalicatena sp. Marseille-Q4148 DNA window includes the following coding sequences:
- the hemZ gene encoding coproporphyrinogen dehydrogenase HemZ → MIKLIFQNEIYPYDVYHLTKAFFPGEEIVQEICPEAELLIKAERNGEKLLEISHASVENIPERKEKKYFVNKFVYETYEKLTGKGLAWGILTGIRPTKIMMGALEEGRKEKEILEEMQTHYLMTEEKARLGLEIAKREKMLLEKLDYENGYSLYVGIPFCPTTCIYCSFTSYPLASWKNYVEEYLTALFKEISAVGLHMQGKKLNTIYIGGGTPTTLSAEQLDRLLSHLEATFSYEFLLEFTVEAGRPDSITREKLEVLRKHRISRISINPQTMQQKTLDLIGRRHTVDDIIQVYRMARELGFDNINMDLIAGLPGETPEDMEDTLKAICRLDPDNLTVHSLAVKRASKLRQMEEFRRTAEEEEKMAKDLSGMIELSYEYAEKMGMTPYYLYRQKNIAGNFENVGYAKVDKAGIYNILIMEEKQTIVACGAGASTKAVWPEASGNGCRIERAENVKDLKEYIARIDEMIDRKGELLWH, encoded by the coding sequence ATGATCAAATTAATTTTTCAGAATGAAATATATCCGTATGATGTATATCATTTGACAAAAGCATTTTTTCCGGGCGAAGAAATTGTGCAGGAAATCTGTCCGGAAGCGGAGCTGTTGATAAAAGCAGAGAGAAATGGAGAAAAACTTTTGGAAATTTCCCATGCAAGTGTGGAAAACATCCCGGAACGAAAGGAAAAGAAGTATTTTGTAAATAAATTTGTTTACGAAACATATGAGAAACTGACAGGAAAAGGACTTGCCTGGGGAATCCTTACCGGAATTCGTCCGACGAAGATTATGATGGGAGCCCTGGAAGAAGGACGAAAAGAAAAAGAAATCTTAGAGGAGATGCAGACGCATTACCTAATGACTGAGGAGAAGGCGCGACTGGGTTTGGAAATTGCAAAGCGCGAGAAAATGCTTCTGGAAAAGCTGGATTATGAGAATGGATACAGCTTGTATGTGGGGATTCCTTTTTGCCCTACAACATGCATTTACTGTTCATTTACTTCCTATCCGCTTGCTTCCTGGAAGAATTATGTGGAAGAGTATCTGACAGCATTGTTTAAAGAAATCTCCGCGGTAGGATTGCATATGCAGGGAAAGAAATTAAATACAATCTACATTGGCGGAGGGACTCCGACAACATTGAGTGCAGAGCAGCTCGACCGCCTGCTGAGCCATTTGGAAGCGACCTTTTCCTATGAGTTTTTGCTGGAATTTACCGTGGAGGCAGGTCGTCCGGACAGTATTACGAGGGAGAAACTGGAAGTGCTTCGAAAACATCGGATTTCCCGTATTTCAATTAATCCTCAGACGATGCAGCAGAAGACACTGGATCTGATCGGGAGACGACATACGGTAGACGATATCATACAGGTATACCGGATGGCGCGGGAACTGGGATTTGATAATATTAATATGGATCTGATCGCAGGACTTCCGGGAGAGACACCGGAGGATATGGAAGATACATTAAAGGCAATCTGTCGTCTGGATCCGGACAATCTTACCGTACATTCTCTTGCGGTAAAGCGGGCGTCAAAACTTCGTCAGATGGAAGAATTCCGGAGAACAGCTGAAGAAGAGGAAAAGATGGCGAAGGATCTGTCCGGCATGATTGAATTGTCTTATGAATATGCAGAGAAGATGGGGATGACGCCTTATTATCTGTACCGTCAGAAAAATATCGCAGGAAATTTTGAAAATGTTGGCTATGCGAAGGTTGACAAAGCGGGAATATACAATATACTTATTATGGAAGAGAAACAGACAATCGTTGCCTGCGGGGCGGGCGCCAGCACAAAGGCGGTGTGGCCGGAAGCTTCCGGGAACGGATGTCGGATTGAACGTGCAGAGAATGTAAAAGATCTGAAAGAATACATTGCACGAATAGACGAAATGATAGACAGAAAAGGAGAATTATTATGGCATTAA
- a CDS encoding MBL fold metallo-hydrolase: MKIEIFSAGILGTNCYFVINEETKETVIVDPGGYNKKMKAYLEQEALKPVAVLLTHGHFDHMMGVPGLREDYEMPVYIYDSEECIVDDPKKNLSATYTNGLTLDHLETVRDGQVLALAGFRFRVIYTPGHTADGCCYYMEQENMLFSGDTLFQASVGRSDLPTGSESTLIRSIKERLLVLPEEVKVFPGHMGATTIGDEKKQNPYIV, translated from the coding sequence ATGAAAATAGAGATTTTTTCAGCAGGAATTTTGGGAACGAATTGTTACTTTGTGATAAATGAAGAGACAAAAGAGACTGTGATCGTAGATCCGGGCGGATATAATAAGAAGATGAAAGCGTATCTGGAGCAGGAAGCATTAAAGCCGGTGGCGGTTCTTCTGACACATGGACATTTTGACCATATGATGGGAGTTCCGGGGCTGCGTGAGGACTATGAGATGCCGGTATATATTTATGATTCTGAGGAGTGCATCGTGGATGATCCGAAAAAGAACCTGTCGGCAACTTATACGAATGGACTGACACTCGATCATCTTGAAACAGTACGGGATGGACAGGTATTAGCACTTGCCGGATTTCGTTTCCGTGTAATCTACACACCGGGACATACGGCGGATGGCTGCTGTTACTATATGGAACAGGAGAATATGCTTTTCAGCGGAGACACACTGTTTCAGGCATCGGTTGGAAGAAGTGATCTTCCAACAGGAAGCGAAAGTACATTGATCCGTTCCATCAAAGAACGGCTTCTTGTACTTCCGGAAGAAGTGAAGGTATTTCCGGGGCATATGGGAGCAACGACCATTGGAGATGAGAAGAAACAAAATCCATATATTGTATAG
- a CDS encoding bifunctional (p)ppGpp synthetase/guanosine-3',5'-bis(diphosphate) 3'-pyrophosphohydrolase — MEEESKKIENPALKIVDGHAVKDPKDYQDPDELYDVLIKRIRKYHPSADLTIVQKAYQLAKDAHEGQFRKSGEAYIIHPLWVGIILANLELDKETIVAGILHDVVEDTVMTSEEIAAQFGEEVALLVEGVTKIGQLSYSKDKDKLEMQAETLRKMFLAMSKDIRVILIKLADRLHNMRTAQFWPPAKQKEKAQETMDIYAPLAQRLGISKIKTELDDLALRYSEPEVYFDLVRQINARKTEREEFVGQIVDEVSNHMANAGIRADVKGRVKHFFSIYRKMVNQDKTVDQIYDLFAVRIIVDSVKDCYAALGVIHEMYTPVPGRFKDYIAMPKANMYQSLHTTLMSSVGQPFEIQIRTEEMHKTAEYGIAAHWKYKESNDGKKNIRVQEEEKLSWLRQILEWQQNTDNREFLSLLKGDLNLFTEEVYCFTPNGDVKHLPNGSTPIDFAYSIHSAVGNKMVGARVNGKLVPIEYKLQNGDRIEILTSQNSKGPSRDWLNIVRSTQAKNKINQWFKKEFKEENVTRGKEMLYAYCKSKGITLSDLLKQKYEQVVQQKYGFRDWDSVLAAIGHGGLKEGQVVNRLVEEYTKDHKEAITDETILERVSEAAKNKVHVTKSKSGIVVKGIDDIAVRFSRCCNPVPGDEIVGFVTRGRGLTIHRTDCVNVLHLTEAERARLIDAEWENEGSAGGEGTYLAQVKMYAADKPGVLMEISKVFTEMKIDVKTMNVRTNKQGIGTIEMGFVVHGREELTRVTEKLRQLPEIMDIERTAG, encoded by the coding sequence ATGGAAGAAGAAAGCAAGAAGATTGAGAATCCGGCATTAAAGATTGTAGATGGACACGCAGTCAAAGACCCGAAAGATTATCAGGATCCGGATGAACTTTATGATGTTCTGATCAAAAGGATCCGGAAATACCATCCGTCAGCAGACCTCACAATCGTACAGAAAGCCTATCAGCTTGCAAAGGATGCCCACGAAGGACAGTTTCGAAAGTCAGGGGAAGCATATATCATTCATCCGCTCTGGGTAGGAATTATTCTTGCCAATCTGGAATTGGATAAAGAGACGATTGTTGCAGGAATTCTGCATGATGTTGTAGAAGATACAGTAATGACATCGGAAGAGATTGCAGCACAGTTTGGAGAGGAAGTTGCGCTTCTTGTAGAAGGTGTTACGAAGATCGGTCAGCTGTCATACTCAAAGGATAAAGATAAGCTTGAGATGCAGGCAGAGACGCTGCGTAAGATGTTTCTTGCCATGTCGAAAGATATCCGTGTTATTTTGATCAAGCTTGCAGACCGTCTTCATAATATGAGAACAGCGCAATTCTGGCCGCCGGCGAAACAGAAGGAGAAGGCACAGGAAACAATGGACATCTATGCACCGTTGGCACAGCGGCTTGGTATTTCCAAGATTAAGACAGAACTTGATGATCTGGCGCTCAGATATTCAGAACCGGAAGTATATTTTGATCTTGTCAGACAGATTAATGCAAGAAAGACGGAGCGGGAAGAATTTGTAGGTCAGATTGTGGATGAAGTTTCCAATCATATGGCCAACGCAGGGATTCGGGCAGATGTGAAGGGAAGAGTAAAGCATTTCTTCAGCATTTACCGAAAGATGGTCAATCAGGATAAGACAGTAGATCAGATTTATGATTTATTTGCTGTGCGTATTATTGTAGATTCCGTAAAGGACTGCTATGCAGCTCTTGGTGTGATCCATGAGATGTATACACCGGTCCCGGGCAGATTTAAAGATTATATTGCAATGCCGAAGGCGAACATGTATCAGTCGCTCCATACGACGCTTATGAGTTCTGTCGGACAGCCGTTTGAGATTCAGATCCGGACAGAAGAGATGCATAAGACGGCAGAATACGGAATCGCGGCTCACTGGAAATATAAAGAATCTAATGACGGGAAGAAGAACATCCGGGTACAGGAAGAAGAGAAATTAAGCTGGCTTAGACAGATTCTTGAGTGGCAGCAGAATACAGATAACAGAGAATTTTTGAGTCTGCTCAAGGGAGATCTGAATCTGTTTACAGAAGAGGTATACTGCTTTACACCGAATGGAGATGTGAAGCACCTTCCGAATGGTTCCACACCGATTGATTTCGCCTATAGTATTCACAGCGCTGTCGGTAATAAGATGGTCGGTGCCAGAGTGAACGGGAAATTAGTTCCGATTGAATATAAGCTCCAGAACGGTGACCGCATTGAGATCCTGACATCTCAGAACTCCAAAGGTCCAAGCCGTGACTGGCTGAATATCGTCCGAAGTACACAGGCGAAGAACAAGATCAATCAGTGGTTTAAGAAAGAATTCAAAGAAGAGAATGTTACCAGAGGCAAGGAGATGCTTTATGCATACTGTAAGTCCAAAGGAATTACGCTTTCAGATCTTTTGAAACAGAAATATGAACAGGTTGTGCAGCAGAAATACGGTTTTCGTGACTGGGATTCCGTATTGGCGGCAATTGGTCATGGCGGCTTGAAAGAAGGTCAGGTTGTAAATCGGCTTGTAGAAGAGTATACGAAGGACCATAAAGAAGCTATCACAGATGAGACGATTCTTGAACGTGTTTCGGAGGCGGCTAAGAACAAAGTACATGTCACGAAGTCCAAGAGCGGAATTGTTGTGAAAGGAATTGACGATATTGCAGTACGTTTTTCAAGATGCTGCAATCCGGTACCCGGAGATGAGATTGTTGGTTTCGTTACACGCGGACGCGGACTTACGATTCACCGGACAGACTGTGTGAATGTGCTGCATCTGACAGAAGCTGAACGGGCAAGACTGATCGATGCTGAATGGGAGAATGAAGGCAGCGCCGGCGGTGAGGGAACGTATCTGGCTCAGGTCAAGATGTATGCAGCAGATAAGCCGGGTGTCTTAATGGAGATTTCCAAAGTCTTTACAGAGATGAAGATTGATGTGAAGACGATGAATGTTCGAACGAACAAACAGGGCATCGGAACAATTGAGATGGGCTTTGTCGTGCATGGCAGGGAAGAACTGACGAGAGTGACAGAGAAGCTAAGACAGCTTCCGGAGATTATGGATATAGAACGTACAGCGGGGTAA
- the recJ gene encoding single-stranded-DNA-specific exonuclease RecJ, whose protein sequence is MEKWFILRKGADFQKIGKKFGISPRLACLIRNRDVISEEEIHNYLYGTIADLLDGMLMKDMDVAVEILCEKIRGGDAIRIIGDYDIDGVNATYILSEAIRRLGGNVDTDIPDRMKDGYGLNRDLIDRALEAEIDTIVTCDNGIAAASEIAYAKEMGLTVIVTDHHEIPFEETEEGRKYHLPPADAVVDPKQEGCPYPFKGLCGAAVAYKLMEAVYNVMAGDADEIDDLMENVAIATVGDVMDLVGENRIFVKQGLEMLRRTKNHGLKALMEVTGVDPETVGTYHIGFVIGPCINAGGRLDTAKRALRLLEASDKRDADILAGELKALNDNRKDMTEKAVELAAAQAEELYPEDRVLVLYLPDCHESLAGIVAGRIRERYHKPVFVLTKAEEGIKGSGRSIETYHMYEEMNRCSELFTKFGGHKLAAGVSMPEENLEKFRSRLNHLCRLTEEDLIEKVSIDMQMPLGAVTESFVNEIELLAPFGKGNRKPLFVEKNLEILEARILGKNKNVLKMYVRDSAGTCLEAMYFGDVEAFYTYVESVYGTVEGARMAFTYYPGINEYRGQKKMQIVVQNYR, encoded by the coding sequence ATGGAGAAATGGTTTATTTTAAGAAAAGGAGCAGATTTTCAGAAAATCGGAAAAAAATTCGGAATCAGTCCGCGACTTGCCTGTCTGATACGAAATCGCGATGTGATATCCGAAGAGGAAATTCATAATTATCTGTATGGAACGATCGCAGATCTTCTCGACGGAATGTTGATGAAAGATATGGATGTTGCGGTTGAAATTCTTTGCGAGAAGATACGCGGAGGTGATGCGATACGAATTATTGGCGATTATGATATTGATGGAGTAAATGCAACCTATATTTTATCAGAAGCAATCAGAAGGCTTGGCGGAAATGTAGATACGGATATTCCCGATCGGATGAAAGATGGATATGGATTGAACCGGGATCTGATCGATCGGGCATTGGAAGCAGAAATCGATACCATTGTGACGTGTGATAATGGAATTGCAGCGGCATCGGAAATTGCCTATGCAAAGGAGATGGGACTGACAGTTATTGTGACAGACCACCATGAAATTCCATTTGAGGAGACGGAGGAAGGGCGTAAATATCATCTGCCGCCGGCAGATGCGGTGGTAGATCCAAAGCAGGAAGGGTGTCCTTATCCGTTTAAAGGGCTTTGCGGTGCAGCGGTGGCCTATAAGCTTATGGAGGCAGTATACAATGTGATGGCAGGCGATGCAGATGAAATTGATGATCTCATGGAAAATGTGGCAATTGCTACGGTAGGAGATGTGATGGATCTTGTTGGCGAAAATCGTATTTTTGTGAAGCAGGGATTGGAAATGCTCCGACGGACAAAAAATCATGGATTAAAAGCTTTGATGGAAGTAACGGGTGTAGATCCGGAAACAGTCGGAACGTATCATATTGGGTTTGTCATTGGGCCATGTATTAATGCGGGAGGACGTCTGGATACTGCGAAAAGAGCATTGCGGCTTCTGGAAGCTTCCGACAAGCGGGATGCAGATATTCTGGCAGGAGAGTTGAAGGCTTTAAATGATAACCGGAAAGATATGACAGAAAAAGCAGTAGAACTGGCGGCGGCTCAGGCAGAAGAATTGTATCCGGAAGACCGGGTGCTTGTATTGTATCTTCCGGACTGCCATGAAAGTCTGGCGGGGATTGTAGCCGGAAGAATCCGGGAGCGGTACCATAAACCGGTGTTTGTTTTAACGAAGGCTGAGGAGGGAATCAAAGGCTCCGGACGTTCCATCGAAACGTATCATATGTATGAGGAAATGAACCGCTGCAGTGAATTATTTACAAAGTTCGGCGGACATAAACTGGCGGCAGGAGTTTCTATGCCGGAAGAGAATCTGGAGAAATTCCGCAGCAGGTTAAATCATCTCTGCCGACTGACAGAGGAAGATCTGATTGAAAAAGTAAGTATTGATATGCAGATGCCTTTGGGAGCAGTAACAGAATCTTTTGTAAATGAGATAGAATTATTGGCGCCTTTCGGAAAAGGAAACCGAAAACCTCTGTTTGTGGAGAAAAACCTGGAAATTCTGGAAGCAAGGATACTGGGCAAAAATAAAAATGTTTTGAAAATGTATGTGAGAGATAGTGCAGGGACATGCCTGGAAGCAATGTATTTTGGAGATGTTGAAGCATTTTATACCTATGTGGAATCTGTGTATGGGACAGTAGAAGGAGCCAGGATGGCATTTACCTATTATCCGGGGATCAATGAGTACAGAGGACAGAAAAAAATGCAGATTGTTGTCCAAAATTATCGATAA
- the secD gene encoding protein translocase subunit SecD gives MKKNKGIGVLIATAAVIALLAFTTIVGFGPKKTGAAEHIKLGLDLAGGVSITYQAQGDKITQEAMDDTIYKLQKRVDQYSTEATVYQEGDDRINIEIPGVSDANKVLTELGKPGSLYFIAHKDAEGNENYTLDTATGEYKLTKELSELQENGGIVLNGTDVSSAKAGQYEDQQSGATQYVVELTLTKEGTTKFAKATKTAFEAGRDTIGIYYDDAFVSVPSVNGEISGGTAEITGMASFEEAENLASTIRIGGLQLELHELRSNVVGAQLGEEAVSTSLKAGAIGLAIVIIFMCIVYLIPGLASGLALLIYTGLTLVVLNAFDITLTLPGIAGIILSIGMAVDANVIIFARVREELAAGRTVRTALKTGFEKALSAIIDGNVTTLIAALVLGLKGTGSVKGFAQTLALGIVLSMFTAIFVTKFIVNALYAVGFRDVKFYNPKSGKGSIDFLAKKKYFFAFSIAIMVIGFGIMGFNASQGKGAFNYSLDFKGGTSTNVTFDKEYTLKEVDAEIIPVIEKITGDKNVQQQIVKGTTQVIFKTQTLDLETREELSKALVEQFGAKEDQITTENISSTVSKEMRADAVVAVVIAAICMLLYIWFRFSDIRFATSAVTALLHDVLVVIAFYGVARISVGTTFIACMLTIVGYSINATIVIFDRIREELKTIHGVKTKEKIQEVVNRSITRTLTRSIYTSLTTFIMVAVLYVMGVSSIKEFALPLMVGIVWGAYSSVCITGSLWYLMKTKIGKNKIAE, from the coding sequence ATGAAGAAGAATAAAGGCATAGGCGTCCTGATTGCAACGGCAGCAGTAATTGCGCTTCTTGCATTTACAACGATTGTCGGATTCGGACCGAAGAAAACAGGTGCGGCAGAGCACATTAAGCTTGGACTTGATCTTGCCGGCGGTGTCAGTATCACCTACCAGGCACAAGGAGATAAGATTACACAGGAAGCAATGGACGATACCATCTATAAGCTTCAGAAGCGTGTAGATCAATATAGTACAGAGGCAACTGTTTATCAGGAAGGCGATGACCGGATCAATATTGAAATTCCGGGTGTGTCTGATGCCAATAAAGTATTAACAGAACTTGGAAAACCAGGCTCACTCTATTTTATTGCCCACAAAGATGCAGAGGGCAATGAGAACTATACATTAGATACTGCAACGGGAGAGTATAAGCTGACGAAAGAGCTCAGTGAACTCCAGGAGAATGGCGGAATTGTACTGAATGGTACAGATGTAAGTTCTGCAAAGGCCGGACAGTATGAAGATCAGCAGTCAGGTGCGACACAGTATGTGGTAGAACTGACTTTGACAAAAGAAGGTACAACAAAATTTGCGAAAGCAACAAAAACAGCTTTCGAAGCCGGAAGAGATACGATTGGTATTTATTATGATGATGCATTTGTCAGTGTGCCGAGCGTAAATGGTGAAATTTCCGGAGGAACAGCAGAAATCACCGGTATGGCAAGCTTTGAAGAGGCAGAAAATCTTGCTTCCACAATCCGTATCGGAGGACTTCAGTTAGAACTTCATGAACTCCGTTCCAATGTTGTCGGCGCACAGCTCGGAGAAGAAGCGGTATCGACAAGTTTAAAAGCCGGTGCGATCGGACTTGCGATTGTCATTATTTTTATGTGTATTGTATACCTGATTCCGGGACTTGCTTCCGGACTTGCACTTCTGATCTATACAGGATTGACGCTGGTTGTGTTAAACGCATTTGATATTACGCTGACACTTCCGGGAATTGCAGGTATTATCCTGTCTATCGGTATGGCGGTAGATGCCAATGTCATTATCTTTGCCCGGGTGCGGGAAGAACTGGCAGCAGGAAGAACTGTCCGTACAGCGTTAAAGACCGGATTTGAGAAAGCGCTCTCTGCGATTATCGACGGTAATGTGACAACGCTGATCGCAGCTCTTGTGTTAGGACTGAAGGGAACCGGAAGTGTAAAGGGATTTGCACAGACATTGGCACTTGGTATCGTGCTTTCGATGTTCACAGCAATCTTTGTGACGAAATTTATTGTGAACGCTCTGTATGCTGTTGGATTCCGCGATGTGAAATTCTACAATCCGAAGAGTGGAAAAGGAAGTATTGACTTCCTTGCCAAGAAGAAGTATTTCTTTGCATTTTCTATTGCCATTATGGTGATTGGGTTCGGAATCATGGGATTCAATGCAAGTCAGGGAAAAGGTGCGTTTAATTACAGCCTTGATTTCAAGGGAGGAACTTCTACAAATGTGACATTTGATAAGGAATACACATTGAAAGAAGTCGATGCGGAAATTATTCCGGTCATTGAAAAGATTACAGGCGATAAGAATGTACAGCAGCAGATTGTAAAGGGAACAACGCAAGTGATCTTTAAAACGCAGACGCTGGATCTGGAGACAAGAGAAGAACTTTCCAAAGCGCTCGTAGAGCAGTTTGGCGCCAAAGAAGATCAAATTACAACGGAAAATATCAGTTCAACGGTTAGTAAGGAGATGCGTGCCGATGCGGTTGTTGCAGTTGTGATCGCAGCGATCTGTATGCTTCTTTATATCTGGTTCCGATTCAGTGATATCCGTTTCGCTACAAGTGCAGTTACAGCGCTGCTTCATGACGTGCTTGTTGTCATTGCATTCTACGGTGTGGCAAGAATTTCTGTCGGAACGACCTTTATTGCATGTATGCTGACGATTGTCGGATATTCAATCAATGCAACGATTGTTATTTTTGACCGTATCCGTGAGGAGTTAAAGACAATCCATGGAGTAAAGACAAAAGAGAAGATTCAGGAAGTGGTCAACCGCAGTATTACAAGAACGCTGACGAGAAGTATTTATACTTCCCTGACAACTTTTATTATGGTAGCAGTACTTTATGTTATGGGTGTAAGCTCTATTAAAGAATTTGCGCTTCCGCTTATGGTAGGAATTGTCTGGGGTGCATATTCTTCTGTATGTATTACAGGTTCACTGTGGTATCTTATGAAGACAAAAATTGGTAAAAATAAAATAGCAGAATAA
- the scfB gene encoding thioether cross-link-forming SCIFF peptide maturase, with protein sequence MIHQYQNNGYRIVLDVNSGAVHVVDELVYDVIAVLDSMKADKTEAMLQEESTVREVREKLEEKYPAEELAEALEDITELVREGKLFTKDIYEPIIEDVKKRKTVVKALCLHIAHDCNLACKYCFAEEGEYHGRRALMSYEVGKKALDFLIANSGSRRNLEVDFFGGEPLMNWQVVKDLVAYGREQEKLHDKHFRFTVTTNGVLLNDEIQEFINKEMDNVVLSLDGRKEVNDFMRPFRNGKGSYDLIVPKFQKLADSRDQERYYVRGTFTRNNLDFSEDVKHFAELGFQQMSIEPVVGDESEPYAIQKEDLPKIFEEYDKLAKYMIEREKEGKGFNFFHFMIDLTGGPCIYKRMSGCGSGTEYLAVTPWGDLYPCHQFVGEDDFLMGNVDEGITKPEIADRFRDCNVYTKEKCKNCFAKFYCSGGCAANGHKLCGSINDVYEVGCEMERKRVECAIMIKAALAEERM encoded by the coding sequence GTGATTCATCAGTACCAGAACAATGGATACCGGATCGTACTTGATGTCAACAGCGGCGCCGTACATGTTGTAGATGAGCTTGTGTATGATGTGATTGCTGTACTTGACAGCATGAAAGCAGATAAGACAGAGGCGATGCTTCAGGAAGAAAGTACTGTCCGTGAAGTAAGAGAGAAGCTGGAGGAGAAATATCCTGCAGAAGAGCTTGCAGAAGCTCTGGAAGATATTACAGAGCTTGTAAGAGAAGGAAAGCTGTTTACAAAAGACATTTATGAGCCGATCATCGAGGATGTGAAGAAGCGGAAAACAGTTGTGAAAGCACTTTGTCTTCACATTGCACATGACTGTAATCTTGCGTGCAAATATTGCTTCGCAGAAGAAGGCGAATACCACGGAAGACGGGCGCTCATGTCTTACGAGGTCGGAAAGAAAGCGCTTGATTTCCTGATTGCGAATTCAGGAAGCAGAAGAAATCTGGAAGTCGATTTCTTTGGCGGGGAACCGCTTATGAACTGGCAGGTTGTGAAAGACCTTGTGGCATACGGAAGAGAGCAGGAGAAGCTCCATGACAAACATTTCCGTTTTACTGTTACAACGAACGGTGTGCTGCTCAATGACGAGATTCAGGAGTTTATTAATAAAGAGATGGACAATGTCGTCCTGAGTCTTGATGGAAGAAAAGAAGTCAATGACTTTATGCGTCCGTTCCGAAATGGCAAAGGAAGCTACGATCTGATCGTGCCGAAGTTCCAGAAGCTTGCAGACAGCAGAGATCAGGAACGCTATTATGTACGAGGTACGTTTACAAGAAACAATCTGGATTTTTCAGAGGATGTGAAACATTTTGCAGAGCTTGGATTTCAGCAGATGTCTATCGAGCCGGTAGTCGGAGACGAGTCTGAGCCGTATGCGATCCAGAAAGAAGATCTTCCTAAGATTTTTGAAGAGTACGATAAGCTTGCGAAGTATATGATCGAGCGAGAGAAGGAAGGAAAAGGTTTTAACTTCTTCCACTTTATGATCGATCTGACAGGCGGACCGTGTATTTATAAGAGAATGTCCGGATGTGGATCCGGAACAGAATATCTTGCGGTAACACCGTGGGGAGACTTATATCCTTGTCACCAGTTTGTCGGTGAAGATGATTTCCTGATGGGAAATGTGGACGAGGGAATTACGAAACCGGAGATTGCAGACCGTTTCCGCGACTGCAATGTGTACACAAAAGAAAAATGCAAAAACTGTTTTGCAAAGTTCTACTGCAGCGGCGGATGTGCAGCAAACGGGCATAAGCTTTGCGGTTCTATCAATGACGTATATGAAGTCGGCTGTGAGATGGAGCGCAAGAGAGTAGAATGTGCAATTATGATTAAGGCAGCTCTGGCAGAGGAAAGGATGTAA
- the scfA gene encoding six-cysteine ranthipeptide SCIFF — protein sequence MKHIKTLNTQTLNQTLKKGGCGECQTSCQSACKTSCTVGNQTCEHSK from the coding sequence ATGAAACATATTAAAACATTGAATACACAGACACTTAATCAGACATTGAAAAAAGGCGGATGCGGAGAATGCCAGACATCTTGCCAGTCTGCTTGTAAGACATCCTGCACAGTAGGAAACCAGACTTGCGAACACAGCAAATAA
- a CDS encoding TIGR04086 family membrane protein — translation MDKKLRTDMRMVQMMKALLASYVVTGVLLVLLAAMLFWQNLDESKVSFGIKVIYFISTFSGGLIMGKIAGQRRYLWGIFVGICYFLLLALISFGIYRTFQGSAVNIFMTCLLCVGGGMAGGMVS, via the coding sequence ATGGACAAAAAGTTAAGAACAGATATGAGGATGGTACAAATGATGAAAGCACTTCTGGCATCGTATGTGGTGACGGGGGTGCTTCTTGTATTGCTGGCAGCAATGCTGTTCTGGCAAAATCTGGATGAGAGTAAAGTATCCTTTGGGATTAAGGTAATTTATTTCATTTCTACATTTTCAGGCGGACTTATCATGGGGAAAATTGCAGGACAGAGACGTTATCTCTGGGGAATTTTTGTGGGAATCTGTTATTTTCTTCTGCTGGCATTGATTTCCTTTGGCATTTACAGAACATTTCAGGGAAGCGCAGTGAATATTTTTATGACCTGTCTGCTTTGTGTCGGAGGGGGAATGGCTGGAGGAATGGTTTCGTGA